One segment of Streptomyces sp. XD-27 DNA contains the following:
- a CDS encoding DUF485 domain-containing protein, whose translation MDTAPPNQRGQQHPPYAEVQSSPEFGELRHAHRSFAFPLTVAFVSWYLLYVLLSNYAGGFMDTKLAGNINVAFVFGLAQFLTTFLIAWWYARHAAAKLDPRAKAIKSGLEGES comes from the coding sequence GTGGACACCGCACCGCCCAACCAACGAGGGCAGCAGCATCCGCCGTACGCGGAGGTGCAATCGAGCCCCGAGTTCGGCGAACTGCGCCATGCGCACCGTTCGTTCGCCTTTCCCCTCACGGTCGCGTTCGTCAGCTGGTACCTGCTGTACGTGCTGCTGTCCAACTACGCCGGCGGCTTCATGGACACCAAGCTCGCGGGCAACATCAACGTCGCGTTCGTGTTCGGTCTGGCCCAGTTCCTGACCACGTTCCTCATCGCGTGGTGGTACGCGCGGCACGCCGCCGCGAAGCTCGACCCGCGCGCCAAGGCGATCAAGTCGGGTCTGGAGGGGGAGTCGTGA
- a CDS encoding NACHT domain-containing NTPase, protein MNGVEGAVLRLATTVVSAIAKSLLEKWRTERQPRKLTDKETGRLVDKLVGRLGEAAGSAADHERAAAVAAVADAFAAAGPLDPELLLTLDLEPGALRAHVLGQAPAVRVGAALGDAGEALFDRLLDLCCEHIVAYVTALPEFPARSQVELVRRAGRTGEALDDVRRRLGPGPERAAAAFESRYTDFVRATHSRLQLFGVTLGSTEAEWALDTAYISLGVSGGGAELADRMDHAAFGGIAPDEGVAPGPVRIDHALAGCSRLLLRGPAGSGKSTLVQWLATNAARRSFGPELADWNVCVPFVLRLRALTAREALPLPHEFLSSMGNPLAGAAPAGWVEGLMASGRALVLVDGVDEVPQRLRKRTEDWLRQLVTAFPDARYVVTTRPSAVTENWLAAQSFRAHSLLPMSREDVRSFIRHWHEAARQEAARTGRAESLDTYEAAMLQAVSTRRELSRLSTNPLMCALLCALNRDRRMHLPRARKDLYDAALELLLVRRDTERDICAVEGVELTRDEQTLLLQELAYWLIRNDQVQADRAEAVEMVDGALAAMPQVRAQGDAEQVFRHLLIRSGLLREPTPGTVDFVHRTFQDYLAAKAAVEARDFGLLVSKAHDDQWEDVVRMAVGHARPEERVRLLRGILRRADRVKRARNRLNLLAAACLEQAPQLDPAVREEVEERMARLIPPWNRQEAEELARAGELVLDLLPGPEAELEDVCAAFVVHTAGLIGGPAAMAFIARFAADERGMVAYQVGDAWGHFNTDEYVSTVLTHAAGLHRMHLRVDSAEKLAALPRLPQVAQVTVAGDLVPFGRLSNHTKALWLKDTQSADLSPIRKLPDLQHLGLFNCPNVSDLSPLAGRSLDTLQLMDMRQGLSLAPLGDLPLLNTLNLSFPLGLTSLESLPVGEQLIRLILGWHASATHLHGIERWPQMKHVSLSGATLCDELHLLSALPKLEFLQLIQPSTLNLERVTALQQLKTLWLTECEPANGLAALGQLPALEELGLFRCTAPGPIDLAPLRELPGLTIRLSNTPVRNEHLFPPERIIRPGQRPAGT, encoded by the coding sequence GTGAACGGGGTCGAGGGAGCCGTCTTACGGCTGGCCACCACGGTCGTGTCGGCGATCGCGAAGTCGCTGCTGGAGAAGTGGCGGACGGAGCGGCAGCCGCGGAAGCTGACCGACAAGGAGACAGGTCGGCTTGTCGACAAGCTGGTGGGGCGGCTGGGCGAGGCGGCCGGGTCGGCAGCGGACCATGAACGGGCGGCGGCCGTCGCCGCCGTGGCCGACGCCTTCGCGGCGGCCGGACCGCTGGACCCGGAGCTGCTGCTCACCCTGGACCTGGAGCCGGGGGCCCTGCGCGCGCACGTGCTGGGGCAGGCGCCGGCGGTACGGGTGGGCGCGGCGCTCGGCGACGCCGGAGAGGCGCTGTTCGACCGCCTTCTGGACCTGTGCTGCGAGCACATCGTCGCGTACGTGACGGCGCTGCCGGAGTTTCCGGCGCGGTCGCAGGTGGAGCTGGTCCGGCGGGCGGGACGTACGGGCGAGGCGCTGGATGACGTACGCCGCCGCCTCGGGCCGGGACCGGAGCGCGCCGCCGCCGCGTTCGAGTCCCGCTACACCGACTTCGTCCGCGCCACGCACAGCAGGCTCCAGCTGTTCGGGGTGACGCTCGGCAGCACGGAGGCGGAGTGGGCGCTGGACACGGCGTACATCAGCCTGGGGGTCAGCGGCGGAGGCGCGGAGCTCGCGGACCGTATGGACCACGCGGCCTTCGGCGGCATCGCACCCGATGAAGGCGTCGCACCCGGCCCGGTCCGGATCGATCATGCCCTGGCAGGCTGCTCACGGCTGCTGCTGCGCGGCCCGGCCGGCTCCGGCAAGAGCACGCTCGTCCAGTGGCTCGCCACGAACGCGGCCCGCCGCTCGTTCGGACCGGAACTCGCGGACTGGAACGTCTGCGTCCCGTTCGTCCTGCGCCTGCGCGCCCTCACCGCCCGTGAAGCACTGCCACTCCCCCACGAGTTCCTGAGCAGCATGGGCAACCCGCTCGCGGGCGCGGCCCCGGCGGGGTGGGTGGAGGGCCTGATGGCGTCGGGCCGGGCGCTGGTGCTGGTCGACGGCGTGGACGAGGTCCCGCAGCGGCTGCGCAAGCGGACGGAGGACTGGCTGCGGCAGCTGGTCACGGCGTTCCCCGACGCACGGTACGTCGTCACGACCCGCCCGTCCGCCGTCACGGAGAACTGGCTTGCCGCGCAGAGCTTCCGGGCGCACTCGCTGCTGCCCATGAGCCGTGAGGACGTACGGAGCTTCATCCGGCACTGGCACGAGGCGGCACGGCAGGAGGCGGCGCGTACCGGCCGGGCGGAGTCCCTGGACACGTATGAGGCGGCGATGCTCCAGGCGGTCTCGACCCGCCGCGAGCTGTCGCGCCTGTCGACCAACCCGCTGATGTGCGCCCTGCTGTGCGCGCTCAACCGCGACCGCCGGATGCACCTGCCCCGAGCCCGCAAGGACCTGTACGACGCGGCGCTGGAGCTGCTGCTGGTCCGGCGCGACACCGAGCGGGACATCTGCGCGGTCGAGGGCGTGGAGCTGACCCGGGACGAACAGACGCTGCTGCTCCAGGAGCTGGCGTACTGGCTGATCCGGAACGACCAGGTCCAGGCGGACCGGGCCGAGGCGGTCGAGATGGTCGACGGGGCGCTGGCGGCCATGCCGCAGGTACGGGCCCAGGGCGACGCGGAACAGGTCTTCCGCCACCTGCTGATCCGCAGCGGGCTGCTGCGGGAGCCGACGCCGGGCACGGTCGACTTCGTCCACCGGACCTTCCAGGACTACCTGGCCGCCAAGGCGGCGGTCGAGGCCCGGGACTTCGGCCTGCTGGTGAGCAAGGCCCACGACGACCAGTGGGAGGACGTCGTACGGATGGCGGTGGGCCACGCCCGCCCGGAGGAGCGGGTGCGGCTGCTCCGCGGGATCCTGCGGCGGGCGGATCGGGTCAAGCGGGCGCGGAACCGGCTGAACCTGCTGGCGGCGGCGTGTCTGGAGCAGGCGCCGCAGTTGGATCCGGCGGTGCGGGAGGAGGTGGAGGAGCGGATGGCGCGGCTGATTCCGCCGTGGAACCGGCAGGAGGCGGAAGAGCTGGCGCGGGCGGGTGAGTTGGTGCTGGATCTGCTGCCGGGGCCGGAGGCGGAGTTGGAGGACGTGTGTGCCGCCTTCGTCGTGCACACGGCGGGCTTGATCGGCGGTCCGGCGGCCATGGCGTTCATCGCCCGGTTCGCGGCCGACGAGCGCGGGATGGTGGCCTACCAAGTGGGCGACGCTTGGGGTCATTTCAACACAGACGAGTACGTCAGCACTGTGCTCACGCATGCTGCTGGTCTGCATCGCATGCATCTGCGGGTCGATTCGGCAGAGAAGCTGGCTGCTCTGCCCAGACTGCCGCAGGTGGCCCAGGTCACCGTCGCCGGCGACCTGGTTCCGTTCGGCCGACTGAGCAACCACACCAAAGCGCTGTGGCTGAAGGACACGCAGTCCGCTGATCTGTCCCCGATCCGGAAACTGCCCGATCTCCAGCACCTCGGACTCTTCAACTGCCCCAACGTCAGCGACCTTTCCCCACTCGCTGGAAGGAGTCTCGACACCCTCCAGCTCATGGACATGAGGCAGGGACTCTCACTCGCACCGCTCGGCGACTTGCCCCTTTTGAACACGTTGAACCTGAGCTTCCCGCTCGGTCTCACAAGCCTGGAATCGCTCCCCGTAGGGGAGCAGCTCATCAGGCTCATTTTGGGCTGGCACGCTTCTGCGACCCACCTGCACGGCATCGAGCGCTGGCCCCAGATGAAGCACGTCAGCCTCTCAGGCGCCACCCTCTGCGATGAACTGCACCTCCTCAGCGCCTTGCCGAAGCTGGAGTTCCTGCAGCTCATTCAGCCTTCGACGCTGAACCTGGAACGAGTCACCGCGCTTCAGCAGCTCAAGACGCTCTGGTTGACGGAGTGCGAACCGGCCAACGGCCTGGCCGCTCTAGGTCAGCTGCCCGCGCTTGAAGAACTGGGCCTGTTCCGGTGCACGGCACCCGGCCCCATCGACCTCGCGCCGCTGCGAGAACTGCCGGGCCTGACCATCCGTCTAAGCAACACCCCGGTCCGCAACGAGCACCTCTTCCCGCCCGAGCGAATCATCCGTCCCGGCCAACGCCCCGCCGGGACATGA
- the moaA gene encoding GTP 3',8-cyclase MoaA: MLIDTYGRVATDLRVSLTDRCNLRCTYCMPEEGLQWLAKPDLLTDDEIVRLIRIAVTELGVTEVRFTGGEPLLRPGLVGIVERCAALAPRPRMSLTTNGIGLARTATALRDAGLDRVNVSLDTLRPDVFQALTRRKRHHDVLEGLAAARAAGLAPVKVNAVLMPGLNDDEAPDLLAWAVENDYELRFIEQMPLDAQHGWTRDGMITAGDILASLRTRFTLDPEDTDTRGSAPAERWLVDGGPARVGVIASVTRPFCRACDRTRLTADGQVRTCLFAREESDLRGALRSGAPDEEIAALWRTAMWGKKAGSGLDDPSFLQPDRPMSAIGG, translated from the coding sequence ATGCTGATCGACACCTACGGCCGGGTCGCCACCGACCTGCGGGTCTCCCTGACCGACCGCTGCAACCTGCGCTGCACCTACTGCATGCCGGAAGAAGGGCTCCAGTGGCTCGCCAAGCCCGACCTGCTCACCGATGACGAGATCGTCCGGCTGATCCGGATCGCCGTGACCGAGCTGGGCGTCACCGAGGTCCGCTTCACCGGTGGCGAGCCGCTGCTGCGCCCCGGCCTCGTCGGCATCGTCGAGCGCTGCGCCGCCCTCGCGCCCCGCCCCAGGATGTCGCTCACCACCAACGGCATAGGGCTCGCCCGCACCGCCACCGCGCTGCGGGACGCCGGACTGGACCGGGTCAACGTCTCCCTCGACACCCTGCGCCCCGACGTCTTCCAGGCCCTGACCCGGCGCAAGCGCCACCACGACGTCCTCGAAGGGCTCGCCGCCGCCCGCGCCGCCGGGCTCGCCCCCGTCAAGGTCAACGCCGTCCTCATGCCGGGCCTCAACGACGACGAGGCGCCCGACCTCCTCGCCTGGGCCGTCGAGAACGACTACGAACTGCGCTTCATCGAGCAGATGCCCCTCGACGCCCAGCACGGCTGGACGCGCGACGGCATGATCACCGCCGGGGACATCCTGGCCTCCCTGCGCACGCGCTTCACCCTTGACCCCGAGGACACGGACACGCGCGGCTCGGCCCCCGCCGAGCGCTGGCTGGTCGACGGCGGCCCCGCCCGGGTCGGCGTCATCGCCTCCGTCACCCGGCCCTTCTGCCGCGCCTGCGACCGCACCCGGCTCACCGCCGACGGACAGGTGCGCACCTGCCTGTTCGCGCGCGAGGAATCCGACCTGCGCGGAGCCCTGCGCTCCGGAGCGCCGGACGAGGAGATCGCCGCGCTGTGGCGGACGGCGATGTGGGGCAAGAAGGCCGGCTCCGGCCTCGACGACCCCTCGTTCCTCCAGCCCGACCGCCCGATGTCAGCGATCGGCGGCTGA
- a CDS encoding GlsB/YeaQ/YmgE family stress response membrane protein, whose translation MNWLWAIIVGLVLGALARAILPGRQNIPIWLTAVFGILGAIVGNSVAAGIGIDETDGVDWGRHLFQLAGAVLIVALGTPLWAAIRGRPRGRA comes from the coding sequence ATGAACTGGCTCTGGGCGATCATCGTGGGACTGGTGCTCGGGGCTCTCGCCAGAGCCATCCTCCCGGGCAGGCAGAACATCCCGATCTGGCTGACCGCGGTCTTCGGCATCCTGGGCGCCATCGTGGGCAACTCCGTCGCGGCCGGGATCGGCATCGACGAGACCGACGGCGTCGACTGGGGGCGGCACCTGTTCCAGCTGGCCGGCGCCGTACTCATCGTGGCCCTCGGCACACCCCTGTGGGCCGCCATCCGCGGACGGCCCAGGGGGCGCGCCTGA
- a CDS encoding sterol desaturase family protein: protein MPHLPDVVLWSVPAFVLLTVVEMVSYRLRPDEEAEGYEAKDAATSVTMGLGSLGFDLLWKAPIVAIYAAIYELTPLRIPVLWWTLPLMLLAQDFFYYWSHRGHHVIRILWACHVVHHSSRKFNLTTALRQPWTTWTVWPFYVPMIALGVHPAAVFFCSSANLVYQFWVHTERVGKLPRPLEFVFNTPSHHRVHHASQGGYLDRNFGGILIVWDRLFGSFVAETERPVYGLTKNIDTYNPLRVATHEYAAIARDVRAASGWRERAGRVFRGPGWQPRPAGPLAGEPVAQPVGQSVGEPVGRTAGPSAGEPVGRTTGPSAGELVGQPAGPSAGEPVARPVGESAT from the coding sequence ATGCCGCACCTGCCCGATGTCGTGCTGTGGTCCGTACCGGCCTTCGTGCTGCTCACCGTCGTGGAGATGGTGAGCTACCGCCTGCGCCCCGACGAGGAGGCCGAGGGGTACGAGGCCAAGGACGCCGCGACCAGCGTCACCATGGGACTCGGCAGTCTGGGCTTCGACTTGCTGTGGAAGGCCCCGATTGTCGCGATTTATGCAGCGATATACGAGCTCACCCCGCTCCGCATCCCGGTGCTGTGGTGGACGCTGCCCCTGATGCTGCTCGCGCAGGACTTCTTCTACTACTGGTCGCACCGCGGACACCATGTGATCCGCATCCTGTGGGCGTGCCACGTGGTGCACCACTCCAGCCGGAAGTTCAACCTCACCACCGCGCTCCGGCAGCCCTGGACGACGTGGACCGTCTGGCCGTTCTACGTGCCGATGATCGCCCTCGGCGTGCACCCGGCCGCGGTCTTCTTCTGCTCGTCGGCGAACCTCGTCTACCAGTTCTGGGTCCACACCGAGCGGGTCGGAAAACTGCCCCGGCCCCTCGAGTTCGTCTTCAACACGCCTTCGCACCACCGCGTCCACCACGCTTCCCAGGGCGGCTATCTGGACCGCAACTTCGGCGGCATCCTCATCGTCTGGGACCGGCTCTTCGGCTCCTTCGTCGCCGAGACCGAACGCCCGGTCTACGGTCTGACCAAGAACATCGACACGTACAACCCGCTGCGCGTCGCCACCCATGAGTACGCCGCGATCGCACGCGACGTGCGCGCGGCGAGCGGCTGGCGGGAGCGGGCGGGGCGCGTCTTCCGCGGGCCGGGCTGGCAGCCGCGACCTGCGGGGCCGCTGGCGGGCGAGCCGGTGGCACAGCCGGTGGGGCAGTCGGTCGGCGAGCCGGTGGGACGAACTGCGGGGCCGTCGGCGGGCGAGCCGGTGGGACGAACTACGGGGCCGTCGGCCGGTGAGCTGGTGGGACAGCCTGCCGGGCCGTCGGCCGGCGAGCCGGTGGCGCGGCCGGTGGGGGAGAGCGCCACGTGA
- a CDS encoding DUF3099 domain-containing protein has product MRKRNSTEVFRITGARRGLEEDVRSRQRRYVISMTIRTISVVLAAVLWNVERHVAFVALALGLLLPYIAVVIANAGRENAPSLPNSFIQPPTRPMLDPGESAHLPEPTPEDVDHGSGKGPAASG; this is encoded by the coding sequence ATGCGGAAGCGAAACAGCACGGAGGTCTTCCGGATCACCGGCGCGCGGCGGGGGCTCGAGGAGGATGTGCGCAGCCGGCAGCGCCGCTACGTCATCTCGATGACCATCCGCACGATTTCGGTGGTGCTGGCCGCGGTGCTGTGGAACGTGGAACGGCACGTCGCGTTCGTCGCGCTGGCCCTGGGACTGCTGCTGCCGTACATCGCGGTGGTGATCGCCAACGCCGGTCGGGAGAACGCCCCGTCGCTGCCCAACTCCTTCATCCAGCCGCCCACTCGGCCGATGCTGGACCCCGGTGAGAGCGCTCATCTTCCGGAACCGACACCGGAAGATGTCGACCACGGAAGCGGAAAGGGCCCGGCGGCGAGCGGCTGA
- a CDS encoding lysoplasmalogenase: protein MAAVHLGALLAGAETAEHLTKPALMPVLAAHVLTRGGPRLLAAALIFGCGGDTLLQIGGDTVFLAGMGSFAAGHVCYLLLFVRGGGGRVPVAAAAGYGIAWLGTVALLWPDLPAGMRIPVAGYSLLLIGMALGALRAGPLAAAGGALFVLSDTLIATGIAEWPQAPVPQLWIMLTYLGAQYALAAALTRAPTASAT, encoded by the coding sequence CTGGCGGCCGTCCACCTCGGCGCGCTGCTCGCCGGGGCCGAGACGGCCGAGCACCTCACCAAACCCGCCCTGATGCCGGTGCTGGCCGCGCATGTCCTCACCCGCGGCGGCCCGCGACTCCTCGCCGCGGCGCTGATCTTCGGCTGCGGCGGCGACACCCTGCTCCAGATCGGCGGTGACACCGTCTTCCTGGCAGGAATGGGCTCCTTCGCGGCCGGACACGTCTGCTATCTGCTGCTGTTCGTGCGGGGCGGTGGCGGCCGCGTCCCGGTGGCCGCCGCGGCCGGATACGGGATCGCCTGGCTCGGCACCGTGGCCCTGCTGTGGCCCGACCTCCCGGCGGGCATGCGGATCCCCGTGGCGGGCTACAGCCTGCTCCTCATCGGCATGGCGCTCGGCGCCCTGCGCGCGGGCCCGCTCGCCGCGGCCGGCGGCGCGCTGTTCGTCCTCTCCGACACCCTCATCGCCACCGGGATCGCCGAGTGGCCGCAGGCACCGGTGCCGCAGCTCTGGATCATGCTGACCTATCTCGGCGCGCAGTACGCGCTGGCCGCGGCGCTCACGCGGGCACCGACAGCTTCCGCAACCTGA
- a CDS encoding S8 family serine peptidase, with translation MAHPRSRRRRAVLAVPVGLALTASLGLLSQGASAAPQAPTATTAAEGPLLSYVVNTTADKTTVDSVKKAIKTAGGKVVTAHQQIGVIVAHSANPEFAAAIRAVPGVQSAGATRTAPLKPVATTEVGKPEKVPAPRTSARSAAKALAAGKEPLEPLQWDLPAIKADKAAKVNPGSKNVTVAVIDTGVDDTHPDLAPNFSAKQSANCVGGVADTSAGAWRPYTEEDYHGTHVAGSIAAARNGVGVAGVAPGAKISGIKVSDPKDGLFYAENVVCAFVFAADKGVEVTNNSYYVDPWMFNCKDDLDQKAILDAVGRAAKYAQRKGAINVASAGNSNFDLAAKSIVDKSSPNDSTPVERTIDPANCLDVPTQLPGVVTVAATGVKSLKSYYSNYGQGQIDVAGPGGDKYQVPELPAKDGRILSTMPDGDYAYLQGTSMAGPHVAGVAALVKSAHPKASPQEIQWLLKQQADNPGCPTAPYDPNGDGTVDATCTGTAHVNSFYGYGIVDALDAVTE, from the coding sequence ATGGCTCATCCGAGATCCAGACGACGGCGCGCCGTGCTGGCCGTGCCGGTCGGACTGGCGCTCACCGCGTCGCTCGGCCTGCTCTCCCAGGGCGCTTCGGCCGCCCCGCAGGCTCCCACGGCGACCACAGCGGCGGAGGGGCCGCTGCTGTCGTACGTGGTGAACACGACCGCCGACAAGACCACGGTCGACTCGGTGAAGAAGGCGATCAAGACGGCCGGCGGCAAGGTCGTCACCGCCCACCAGCAGATCGGCGTGATCGTCGCGCACTCGGCCAACCCGGAGTTCGCCGCGGCGATCCGCGCCGTGCCGGGCGTGCAGTCGGCCGGCGCCACCCGCACCGCGCCGCTGAAGCCGGTCGCGACCACCGAGGTCGGCAAGCCCGAGAAGGTGCCGGCGCCGCGCACCTCGGCCCGCAGCGCGGCCAAGGCCCTGGCCGCGGGCAAGGAGCCGCTGGAGCCCCTCCAGTGGGACCTGCCCGCCATCAAGGCCGACAAGGCCGCCAAGGTGAACCCGGGCAGCAAGAACGTGACCGTCGCGGTCATCGACACCGGCGTGGACGACACCCACCCGGACCTCGCCCCGAACTTCTCGGCCAAGCAGTCGGCCAACTGCGTCGGCGGTGTCGCGGACACCAGCGCCGGCGCGTGGCGTCCGTACACCGAGGAGGACTACCACGGCACGCACGTGGCGGGCTCGATCGCCGCCGCGCGCAACGGGGTCGGCGTCGCCGGTGTCGCACCGGGCGCGAAGATCTCCGGCATCAAGGTGAGCGACCCGAAGGACGGGCTGTTCTACGCGGAGAACGTGGTCTGCGCGTTCGTCTTCGCCGCCGACAAGGGCGTCGAGGTGACGAACAACAGCTACTACGTCGACCCGTGGATGTTCAACTGCAAGGATGACCTGGACCAGAAGGCCATCCTTGACGCGGTCGGCCGGGCGGCGAAGTACGCGCAGCGCAAGGGCGCGATCAACGTCGCCTCCGCGGGTAACTCGAACTTCGACCTCGCCGCCAAGTCGATCGTCGACAAGTCGAGCCCGAACGACAGCACCCCGGTGGAGCGCACCATCGACCCGGCGAACTGCCTCGACGTGCCGACCCAGCTCCCGGGTGTCGTCACCGTCGCCGCGACCGGCGTGAAGTCGCTGAAGTCGTACTACTCCAACTACGGCCAGGGCCAGATCGACGTGGCCGGGCCGGGCGGCGACAAGTACCAGGTGCCCGAGCTGCCCGCCAAGGACGGCCGCATCCTGTCCACCATGCCCGACGGGGACTACGCCTACCTGCAGGGCACGTCGATGGCCGGCCCGCATGTCGCCGGTGTCGCCGCGCTGGTCAAGAGCGCGCACCCCAAGGCCAGCCCGCAGGAGATCCAGTGGCTGCTGAAGCAGCAGGCGGACAACCCGGGCTGCCCGACCGCGCCGTACGACCCGAACGGTGACGGAACGGTAGACGCCACGTGCACCGGCACCGCGCACGTGAACAGCTTCTACGGCTACGGGATCGTGGACGCGCTGGACGCGGTCACCGAGTGA
- a CDS encoding cation acetate symporter: MSDTALLLAAGSGHGNRPLIITLFAVFVAATLAITVWAGRQTKDATDFYAGGRQFSGFQNGLAISGDYMSAASFLGIAGLIALNGYDGFLYSIGFLVAWLVALLLVAEPLRNSGRFTMGDVLAYRMRQRPVRTAAGTSTIVVSIFYLLAQMAGAGVLVSLLLGITSEAGQILVVVLVGAVMILYVSVGGMKGTTWVQMVKAVLLIAGTLLITFLVLLKFDFNVSRLLGEAAENSGLGGAFLEPGVKYGLSGTTKLDFISLGLALVLGTAGLPHILVRFYTVPTAQAARTSVNWAIGIIGAFYLMTIALGFGAAALLNRDVIKAKNKAGNAAAPMLAEEIGGGPGSTGGAILLAVISAVAFATILAVVAGLTLASSSSFAHDLYANVIRKGEATQKEEISAARWATVGIGVVAVVLGVFARDLNVAGLVALAFAVAASANLPTILYSLFWKRFTTSGALWSIYGGLFSSVFLVLFSPVVSGKETSMFPDVDFYWFPLENPGLVSIPLGFLLGWLGSLLSKEEPDAEKYAELEVRSLTGYGAH; encoded by the coding sequence GTGAGCGACACCGCCCTCCTGCTCGCCGCCGGAAGCGGCCACGGCAACCGGCCGCTGATCATCACGCTCTTCGCGGTCTTCGTCGCCGCGACCCTCGCCATCACCGTATGGGCGGGCCGGCAGACCAAGGACGCCACCGACTTCTACGCAGGCGGCCGCCAGTTCTCCGGCTTCCAGAACGGACTCGCCATCTCCGGCGACTACATGTCCGCCGCGTCCTTCCTCGGCATCGCCGGCCTCATCGCCCTCAACGGCTATGACGGCTTCCTGTACTCCATCGGCTTCCTCGTCGCCTGGCTGGTGGCGCTGTTGCTCGTCGCCGAACCGCTGCGCAACTCCGGCCGGTTCACCATGGGCGACGTGCTCGCGTACCGGATGCGCCAGCGCCCGGTCCGCACCGCGGCCGGCACCTCCACCATCGTGGTGTCGATCTTCTACCTGCTGGCCCAGATGGCGGGCGCCGGCGTCCTGGTCTCGCTGCTGCTCGGCATCACCAGCGAGGCGGGCCAGATCCTCGTCGTCGTCCTCGTCGGCGCCGTGATGATCCTGTACGTCTCCGTCGGCGGCATGAAGGGCACCACCTGGGTGCAGATGGTCAAGGCGGTCCTGCTGATCGCGGGCACCCTCCTGATCACCTTCCTGGTGCTGCTCAAGTTCGACTTCAACGTCTCCAGACTCCTCGGCGAGGCGGCCGAGAACAGCGGCCTGGGCGGTGCGTTCCTGGAGCCAGGGGTCAAATACGGGCTCAGCGGCACCACCAAGCTGGACTTCATCTCGCTCGGTCTCGCCCTGGTGCTCGGCACCGCCGGGCTGCCGCACATCCTGGTCCGCTTCTACACCGTCCCCACGGCCCAGGCCGCCCGCACGTCGGTGAACTGGGCGATCGGCATCATCGGCGCCTTCTACCTGATGACCATCGCGCTGGGCTTCGGCGCCGCCGCGCTGCTGAACCGCGACGTGATCAAGGCCAAGAACAAGGCGGGCAACGCCGCGGCCCCGATGCTCGCCGAGGAGATCGGCGGCGGGCCGGGCTCCACGGGCGGCGCGATCCTGCTCGCCGTGATCTCGGCGGTGGCCTTCGCCACGATCCTCGCCGTCGTCGCCGGGCTCACCCTCGCCTCCTCGTCCTCCTTCGCCCACGACCTGTACGCCAACGTCATCCGCAAGGGCGAGGCGACGCAGAAGGAGGAGATCTCCGCGGCCCGCTGGGCGACCGTCGGCATCGGCGTCGTCGCCGTCGTTCTCGGGGTCTTCGCCCGGGACCTCAACGTCGCGGGCCTGGTGGCGCTGGCCTTCGCGGTCGCCGCCTCCGCCAACCTCCCCACGATCCTGTACAGCCTGTTCTGGAAGCGGTTCACCACCTCCGGCGCCCTGTGGTCCATCTACGGCGGCCTGTTCTCCTCCGTCTTCCTGGTGCTGTTCTCGCCGGTGGTCTCCGGCAAGGAGACCTCGATGTTCCCGGACGTGGACTTCTACTGGTTCCCGCTGGAGAACCCGGGCCTGGTCTCCATCCCGCTGGGCTTCCTGCTCGGCTGGCTCGGCTCGCTGCTGTCCAAGGAGGAGCCGGACGCCGAGAAGTACGCCGAGCTGGAGGTCCGGTCGCTCACCGGATACGGCGCCCACTGA